One Bremerella sp. JC817 genomic window carries:
- a CDS encoding metallophosphoesterase family protein: MKTAVVSDIHGNLEALTAVLADIESQQVDRIYCLGDVVGYGPNPRECVDIVRNFDLCILGNHDQAALFDPEGFSQGAEQAIFWTRRQLETGGTQEEALSRWHFLCGLPRTHQEERRLFVHGSARNPLSEYVFPEDIYNPKKLEKIFSLIPNVCFQGHTHVPGVFYESAQFVSPKDFEDSTYYFNGEKAMINVGSVGQPRDGDPRSCYVIVDEKSVTFRRVDYDQNITADKIRGIDDLDDGQGERLFEGH, from the coding sequence ATGAAAACGGCTGTTGTCAGCGACATTCACGGCAACCTGGAAGCACTCACCGCGGTGCTGGCCGATATCGAGTCGCAACAGGTCGATCGGATTTATTGCCTGGGCGATGTCGTCGGGTATGGTCCGAATCCTCGCGAATGCGTCGACATCGTTCGCAACTTCGATCTCTGCATCCTGGGCAATCACGATCAAGCAGCCCTCTTCGACCCCGAAGGTTTCAGCCAAGGTGCAGAACAGGCAATCTTCTGGACCCGTCGCCAATTGGAAACCGGCGGAACGCAGGAAGAGGCACTCAGCCGCTGGCATTTCCTCTGCGGACTGCCTCGCACCCATCAGGAAGAACGACGCTTGTTCGTCCATGGCTCGGCCCGCAATCCGCTGAGCGAGTATGTCTTCCCGGAAGATATCTACAATCCGAAGAAGCTCGAGAAGATCTTCTCGCTGATTCCGAACGTCTGCTTCCAGGGACACACCCACGTTCCAGGCGTGTTTTACGAATCGGCCCAGTTTGTCAGCCCGAAAGACTTCGAGGACTCGACCTATTATTTCAATGGCGAGAAAGCGATGATCAACGTTGGCAGTGTTGGCCAGCCACGCGATGGCGACCCACGCAGCTGTTATGTAATCGTCGACGAGAAGTCGGTCACGTTCCGCCGCGTTGATTACGATCAAAATATCACGGCCGACAAAATTCGAGGCATCGACGACCTAGACGACGGCCAGGGCGAGCGACTCTTTGAAGGGCACTAA
- a CDS encoding DUF1559 domain-containing protein — MHTFKRLRPNRFGFTLVELLVVIAIIGVLIALLLPAVQQAREAARRMQCTNQLKQLGLACHNFHDTFGKFPGGSHQDAFADRTRTNPDEYHHDDRGRWSYLTVLLPFIEQQAMYDQLTSTHVGSEYPWNGTTLLRNQIPTILCPSDGNGSKGANDQGRNSYHVNRGDYWNNWDWWECRGVFGNQYRVTKKFSSLTDGSSNTMMISEMRIGVPNSTKIGQNVANSVGHSNGAAPSVCAARKGPNGSLTGSVYTRGDNELPGWRWSDAHTVFTQWHVVLPPNSPSCSNDSGGTIDHELMTASSYHPGGVNVVFADGAVKFIPETIDTGNLTAAESDILSSNPQAYAGASLRGVWGALGTSSGGEVAKIP, encoded by the coding sequence ATGCATACGTTCAAGCGTTTGCGACCCAATCGTTTTGGTTTTACGTTGGTCGAGCTACTGGTGGTGATCGCCATCATTGGTGTGTTGATCGCCCTGCTCTTGCCCGCCGTTCAGCAAGCGCGCGAAGCTGCTCGCCGCATGCAGTGCACCAACCAATTGAAGCAGCTAGGCCTCGCCTGCCATAACTTCCACGATACCTTTGGCAAGTTTCCTGGCGGATCGCACCAAGATGCCTTCGCCGATCGAACTCGTACCAATCCAGACGAATATCACCACGACGACCGTGGCCGCTGGAGCTACCTGACCGTATTGCTTCCGTTCATCGAACAACAAGCCATGTACGATCAATTGACGTCGACGCACGTCGGGTCGGAGTATCCCTGGAACGGCACCACGCTGCTGCGAAACCAGATTCCAACCATTCTCTGCCCATCCGATGGCAACGGCAGCAAAGGGGCCAACGACCAAGGCCGCAACAGCTACCACGTCAATCGTGGTGACTATTGGAACAACTGGGATTGGTGGGAATGTCGCGGCGTGTTTGGCAACCAGTACCGCGTGACCAAAAAGTTCAGCAGCCTGACCGATGGCTCGAGCAACACGATGATGATCTCGGAGATGCGAATCGGCGTGCCGAACAGCACCAAGATCGGCCAAAACGTTGCTAACAGTGTCGGTCACAGCAACGGTGCCGCCCCAAGTGTGTGTGCTGCCCGCAAAGGTCCCAACGGCTCGCTGACTGGTTCGGTCTATACCCGTGGCGATAACGAACTGCCCGGCTGGCGTTGGTCGGATGCCCATACGGTCTTCACCCAGTGGCACGTCGTCCTTCCGCCGAACTCTCCTTCGTGCTCCAACGACAGCGGCGGAACGATCGATCACGAACTGATGACCGCCAGCAGCTACCACCCAGGCGGCGTGAACGTCGTCTTTGCCGATGGTGCGGTGAAGTTCATTCCCGAAACGATCGACACCGGCAATCTGACCGCAGCCGAGTCGGACATTCTTTCCTCGAATCCGCAGGCCTACGCTGGTGCTTCGCTTCGTGGTGTCTGGGGTGCCCTTGGAACGAGCTCCGGTGGTGAAGTTGCCAAAATCCCTTAG
- a CDS encoding sigma-70 family RNA polymerase sigma factor, with amino-acid sequence MTDSAEFIQLLTSHQSRLYAYILSLVFDRNEADDVLQQTNVVLWRSANEFDLGTNFVAWSFRIAYYQVLAHRKRQQREKLIFDDDMLSEIAHVASESDQTFLVRQRLMRDCIQKLNERQRDVIQRRYRRGATLELIAEETQRKVNAVKQILFRARENLIRCVRAGLSENA; translated from the coding sequence ATGACCGATTCCGCGGAATTTATTCAGCTCCTGACTTCGCACCAAAGCCGCCTATACGCATACATCCTCTCGCTGGTCTTCGACCGCAACGAAGCAGACGATGTGTTGCAGCAGACGAACGTGGTTTTGTGGCGAAGCGCCAACGAATTCGACCTGGGGACGAACTTCGTCGCCTGGTCGTTTCGTATTGCCTATTATCAGGTTTTGGCCCATCGCAAACGGCAGCAGCGAGAAAAATTGATCTTCGACGACGACATGTTGTCCGAGATCGCCCATGTCGCGTCGGAAAGTGATCAGACGTTTCTCGTGCGGCAACGCCTGATGCGGGACTGCATTCAGAAGTTGAACGAACGACAACGAGATGTGATTCAACGGCGCTACCGCCGAGGTGCCACACTGGAATTGATCGCGGAAGAAACGCAGCGAAAAGTAAACGCTGTCAAACAGATTCTTTTTCGAGCTCGTGAGAATCTGATTCGTTGCGTCCGAGCTGGTTTATCGGAGAATGCCTAA
- a CDS encoding LamG-like jellyroll fold domain-containing protein, whose product MDSQKQQELTDLINLLLDDHLSDSQRDRLTELLRDDRDAQQLYAEYCQAHAMLAWEHGVLPEVDFDPMLSEQLPTEQNTNRLQALRWWQRFALAASVLCMLTLGSSVYLALRQQATVVQVEPSTPDVPDAIQPPRVPWTERTIFATFVTGRGARLFAEDLPTNLRQGDSLRSGHYRLSDGFAEVKFRNNVEVLIESPADFEIVSDMKMIMHRGRLSASVSPEGIGFSVETPSIDLTDFGTEFAVDVLPNQTSEVHVFSGEVKVAPKLAPVDQERVQLNANQATRVLGTSGIPEGIDIAMDRFFRHLNETPEGDEAYQQLIDKLNPVSLYRMAPSVDGVILADQGPNQSDGILLADHMINPPFKPGRIGSSLYLEGPYAGAYAKVPRYVPVEKGAITVCAWVKANSRPRWAAIAKHWSIEFDENNNPYGIGGQFHFGLHDYTGDLEVQVRDKDANVIKLREYQPLPLGQWQHVAFVADGQNVRLYRNAFEVASARCDGLATNGPPSMAIGAKLSHDCSQPDDRNPGYWHGRIDELAIFDRALTPDELSQLFENVPAVAPTK is encoded by the coding sequence ATGGATTCGCAGAAGCAACAAGAACTAACCGATCTGATCAATCTGCTACTCGACGATCACCTCTCGGATTCCCAGCGAGATCGCCTGACTGAACTGCTGCGCGACGATCGCGATGCGCAACAGCTTTACGCCGAGTATTGCCAGGCCCACGCCATGCTGGCCTGGGAACATGGCGTACTGCCGGAGGTTGACTTCGATCCGATGCTTTCCGAACAGCTTCCCACGGAACAAAACACCAATCGGCTTCAAGCACTTCGCTGGTGGCAACGCTTTGCCTTGGCGGCGAGTGTGTTGTGCATGCTGACGTTGGGCTCGAGCGTTTACCTGGCCCTACGGCAACAAGCAACAGTCGTCCAAGTCGAACCATCGACGCCTGACGTTCCTGATGCGATCCAGCCGCCACGAGTTCCCTGGACCGAGCGCACAATCTTCGCCACGTTTGTTACCGGTCGCGGAGCACGGCTCTTTGCGGAGGACTTGCCGACCAATCTTCGCCAGGGTGATTCACTTCGCAGCGGACATTACCGCTTGAGTGATGGCTTCGCGGAAGTAAAGTTTCGCAACAATGTCGAAGTGCTGATCGAGTCGCCGGCCGATTTTGAAATCGTAAGCGACATGAAAATGATCATGCATCGCGGGCGTTTGTCGGCGAGTGTCTCGCCCGAAGGGATTGGCTTTTCGGTCGAGACCCCTTCGATCGATTTGACCGACTTCGGAACCGAGTTCGCCGTCGATGTGCTGCCCAACCAGACCAGCGAAGTCCACGTCTTCAGCGGCGAGGTGAAAGTGGCTCCGAAACTAGCCCCAGTCGATCAGGAACGAGTGCAACTGAATGCCAACCAGGCAACACGGGTCCTCGGGACTAGCGGTATTCCGGAAGGCATCGACATTGCGATGGATCGTTTCTTCCGGCACCTCAACGAGACGCCTGAAGGTGATGAGGCCTATCAACAATTGATTGACAAATTGAACCCGGTCTCGCTGTATCGCATGGCTCCTTCGGTAGATGGTGTGATTCTCGCCGATCAAGGCCCGAACCAATCGGACGGCATTCTGTTGGCCGATCACATGATCAATCCTCCTTTCAAACCAGGCCGCATCGGCAGCTCGCTTTACCTGGAGGGACCTTACGCCGGCGCCTATGCCAAGGTGCCACGTTACGTGCCGGTCGAAAAAGGGGCGATCACCGTGTGCGCGTGGGTGAAAGCCAACAGCCGACCACGCTGGGCTGCGATTGCCAAGCATTGGTCCATTGAATTCGACGAGAACAACAACCCTTACGGCATCGGCGGACAGTTTCACTTCGGTCTGCACGACTACACCGGTGACCTCGAAGTCCAAGTTCGTGATAAAGATGCCAACGTCATCAAGTTGCGCGAGTACCAACCGCTGCCCCTGGGGCAATGGCAGCATGTGGCGTTCGTGGCGGATGGCCAGAACGTGCGGCTCTATCGCAATGCGTTCGAAGTCGCCTCGGCTCGCTGCGATGGGCTGGCAACCAATGGGCCTCCGTCGATGGCGATTGGTGCCAAGCTGAGCCACGACTGCAGTCAGCCCGACGATCGCAACCCTGGCTATTGGCATGGCCGAATCGATGAACTCGCGATCTTCGATCGGGCTTTAACCCCCGACGAACTCTCGCAATTGTTCGAGAACGTCCCGGCCGTAGCACCGACGAAGTAA
- a CDS encoding glycerophosphodiester phosphodiesterase produces the protein MPHQRFPLAVLLFAACCLTSITSLSAADQGPIIVAHRGGAYEYEENTMEGFRACYERGIRGYETDIRMTKDGVLVVLHDDSLDRTHQATGPVEEKTVAELAEVVTKKGQKLLYLDELLEFFADKPDVYLELEMKTKNKKLYPDGRIAEYCQKLHKAATAQQPADSTYVFTSFDERPLKAIHEIDAKAPFMLIASKPCSTEFIERAKELGTNRMACRIEGTSRAAIEEAHKNGMIVSCWPGRGVNDYYMALGLGIEVHCTDIPTVIQSVKEQLPEVAAK, from the coding sequence ATGCCCCACCAACGCTTCCCTCTCGCGGTACTGCTGTTCGCTGCCTGCTGTTTGACCAGCATCACCTCGCTGTCGGCCGCCGACCAAGGCCCCATCATTGTTGCCCATCGTGGCGGTGCCTACGAATACGAAGAGAACACCATGGAAGGTTTCCGTGCGTGTTACGAGCGCGGTATTCGTGGCTACGAAACGGACATTCGCATGACCAAAGATGGCGTGCTGGTCGTGCTGCATGATGACAGCCTCGATCGCACTCACCAGGCCACCGGCCCCGTCGAAGAGAAGACCGTTGCCGAACTGGCAGAAGTCGTGACCAAGAAAGGCCAAAAGCTGCTGTACCTCGACGAGTTGCTCGAGTTCTTCGCCGATAAGCCAGACGTTTACCTCGAACTGGAAATGAAGACCAAGAATAAGAAGCTGTATCCAGACGGCCGAATCGCCGAGTATTGCCAGAAGCTTCACAAGGCAGCGACGGCTCAGCAGCCCGCCGACTCGACCTATGTCTTCACCTCGTTCGACGAACGCCCCTTGAAGGCGATCCACGAGATCGATGCGAAAGCTCCTTTCATGTTGATCGCCAGTAAGCCTTGCTCGACCGAGTTCATCGAACGTGCCAAAGAGCTGGGTACCAATCGCATGGCCTGCCGGATCGAAGGGACATCGCGTGCCGCCATCGAAGAGGCCCACAAGAACGGCATGATCGTCAGCTGCTGGCCCGGCCGCGGCGTGAACGACTACTACATGGCCCTTGGCTTGGGGATCGAAGTTCACTGCACCGATATCCCGACGGTCATCCAGAGCGTGAAAGAGCAACTGCCAGAAGTCGCCGCGAAGTGA
- a CDS encoding carboxypeptidase regulatory-like domain-containing protein, whose protein sequence is MRSPRLASLLMTFVGILAVSGCNSAPSDLPELAPVTGTVTLDGKPLANASVSFESSNGQVAFGQTDAEGHYELNFRDGAKGAEVGENKVRIETVLEGPPAPNYRDPIPAKYNSKTTLTRNVSKDNPVQNFELTSK, encoded by the coding sequence ATGCGTTCGCCTCGCCTTGCCTCCCTCCTGATGACTTTCGTTGGAATTCTAGCCGTTTCCGGCTGTAACTCCGCTCCTTCCGACTTGCCGGAACTCGCCCCAGTCACCGGCACGGTCACCCTCGACGGCAAACCGTTGGCAAATGCGTCGGTTTCGTTCGAGTCGTCCAACGGACAGGTCGCCTTTGGTCAGACCGATGCGGAAGGGCACTATGAACTTAACTTTCGTGACGGAGCCAAGGGCGCCGAAGTGGGCGAAAACAAAGTCCGCATCGAAACGGTTCTCGAAGGTCCACCAGCACCGAACTACCGCGATCCGATTCCAGCCAAATACAACAGCAAGACGACCCTGACCCGAAATGTCAGCAAGGACAACCCAGTCCAGAACTTCGAACTGACCTCGAAGTAA
- a CDS encoding DUF1559 domain-containing protein — translation MSLRNQKTAGDRHGFTLVELLVVIAIIGVLIALLLPAVQQAREAARRMSCSNNMKQIGLAMHNYHDTFNVFPPGLVDTDPAFIDGNSQTAAQNANGLAWSALILPFVEQNALYDSVQTQTGNFGHHWMDKNHDGSANDPIDASKIAINAYACPSDPLPMINNKRGGYAKCNYKGNAGTYAANDKKGVFWTSSEIHMRDITDGTTNTILVAESGGKEDSASQLNCGGSVCNFKAGIWIGGRYVGNAASWHSGVYGHDVLSFGGGSATYLIGRSSANWGHDWINNSTHPGGIMISMSDASVRFLPETIDINIYRRISDRSDGQVVGEF, via the coding sequence ATGTCGCTTCGGAACCAAAAGACCGCTGGCGATCGCCACGGCTTCACGTTGGTGGAGTTGTTGGTCGTGATCGCGATTATTGGCGTCCTGATCGCACTGCTACTTCCCGCCGTGCAACAGGCCCGCGAAGCTGCCCGCCGCATGAGCTGCTCGAACAACATGAAGCAGATCGGCCTGGCGATGCACAACTATCACGACACCTTTAACGTCTTCCCTCCTGGCCTGGTCGATACCGATCCGGCGTTCATCGATGGCAACTCGCAAACGGCCGCTCAGAATGCCAATGGTTTGGCGTGGTCTGCTTTGATCTTGCCTTTCGTCGAGCAGAATGCCCTCTACGACTCCGTCCAAACGCAGACCGGCAACTTCGGTCATCACTGGATGGATAAGAACCATGATGGGTCGGCGAACGACCCGATCGACGCCTCGAAGATCGCGATCAATGCCTACGCCTGCCCGTCTGATCCTCTTCCGATGATCAACAACAAGCGTGGTGGTTACGCCAAATGCAACTATAAAGGCAACGCCGGTACCTACGCAGCGAATGACAAGAAGGGGGTCTTCTGGACCTCTTCGGAAATTCATATGCGAGATATCACCGACGGGACCACCAATACAATCCTCGTCGCCGAAAGTGGTGGCAAGGAAGATTCCGCCAGCCAATTAAACTGCGGCGGATCGGTCTGCAATTTCAAAGCCGGCATCTGGATCGGTGGTCGCTACGTGGGGAACGCCGCAAGTTGGCACTCCGGCGTGTATGGTCACGACGTGCTATCCTTCGGCGGCGGTTCGGCAACATACCTGATTGGTCGCTCGTCGGCAAACTGGGGACACGACTGGATCAACAACAGCACCCACCCCGGCGGGATCATGATCTCGATGTCGGATGCTTCAGTGCGCTTCCTGCCAGAAACGATTGACATCAACATCTACCGTCGGATATCCGATCGCTCGGACGGCCAGGTGGTCGGCGAGTTCTAA
- a CDS encoding YidC/Oxa1 family insertase periplasmic-domain containing protein translates to MERRHITFLLLAASLLLTFNLFNRMNPPEPKPELDQEEIVEFDEKANTPADNKPGEGAEDVEEDKVVYDRTFATLGSIDPESGYRMLVTVDSRGGSIHRVELSNPSFQSYEHDDDGGYLGQLAFDETDGKGVKIHVVGPGTPAAEATSKTEGVANGLKPGDQIVSVEGNSVTDIATFREALKKTRPGQEIEVVVDRPGDGDAAATKVTFAIQLRKHPIEVIKPDTSTIDGPDGLPKVVDHPPAFLTSLAQVGALSSRDGLKEIKGLPSLIDSNWKVTQVSESEVHLEMTLFPSDLKQLGENRKLRLVKKFSLPKVTEEQKSVEGFDIQYQLELHNESEDSLPVAYRQFGPTGLPLEGWWYAHKISRGWGTAGIRDVTWESLDTGKFTLFTVHSLVDQAQKEGADPWTPLMAAGSTDKTKYAGVDAQYFNCSLLLDYEGSDPKFQMSKAAGAPIAPINEAYEPKTDCSFLLQSQAYPLGAGQTVTQKFRIFAGPKETSVLQHYGLGNVEYYGWFSAVSWLLLQVLHGLYAVLGNYGLAIIVLTLAVRGAMHPISRKQAKNMQIQAALAPEIKRISDQYKDDPEGRLKAQQDLFKKHNFNPVGGCLMMFIQLPIFLGLYRALAVDFQLRQAPLIPGISWCSNLAAPDQLLYWGDWMPEFISRPTGFLSLGPYLNILPLVTVALFLVQQKLFMPPPQDEQQEVQQRIMTFMMIFMGIMFFKVPSGLCIYFITSSIWGIVERKLLPKPKNIPTVIEAKKEDIKQPRIRQSKKKR, encoded by the coding sequence GTGGAACGGCGCCACATTACGTTTCTTCTGCTTGCCGCTTCGCTGCTGCTGACGTTCAACCTTTTTAATCGAATGAATCCTCCGGAACCGAAACCGGAGCTCGATCAAGAAGAGATCGTCGAGTTCGACGAAAAAGCGAACACGCCTGCCGACAACAAACCAGGCGAAGGTGCCGAGGATGTGGAAGAAGATAAGGTCGTCTACGACCGAACCTTCGCCACGCTCGGCTCGATCGATCCCGAATCGGGCTATCGCATGCTGGTGACGGTCGATTCACGCGGGGGCTCGATTCACCGAGTCGAACTGAGCAATCCCAGCTTCCAAAGCTACGAACACGATGACGATGGCGGCTATCTCGGCCAGCTCGCCTTCGACGAAACCGATGGCAAGGGTGTCAAAATCCATGTCGTGGGGCCTGGCACTCCCGCTGCCGAAGCAACCTCGAAGACCGAAGGTGTAGCCAATGGCCTGAAGCCTGGCGATCAGATTGTTTCGGTCGAAGGCAACTCGGTCACCGATATCGCTACCTTCCGCGAAGCGCTGAAGAAGACGCGACCTGGTCAAGAGATCGAAGTCGTTGTCGATCGTCCTGGTGACGGGGATGCGGCCGCGACGAAAGTAACCTTTGCGATCCAGTTGCGAAAGCATCCGATCGAAGTGATCAAGCCCGATACCTCCACCATCGATGGCCCCGACGGGCTGCCGAAGGTTGTCGATCATCCGCCCGCATTCTTGACCTCGCTGGCTCAGGTCGGTGCTCTGTCGTCGCGCGATGGACTGAAGGAAATCAAAGGCCTTCCTTCGCTGATCGACAGCAACTGGAAGGTGACCCAGGTCTCGGAAAGCGAAGTCCACCTTGAGATGACGCTGTTCCCCAGCGACTTGAAGCAGTTGGGCGAAAACCGCAAGCTGCGTCTGGTGAAGAAGTTCTCGTTACCGAAAGTAACCGAAGAACAGAAGTCGGTTGAAGGCTTCGATATTCAGTACCAGTTGGAACTGCACAACGAATCGGAAGACAGCCTTCCGGTTGCTTACCGTCAGTTCGGTCCGACCGGCTTGCCGCTGGAAGGCTGGTGGTACGCCCACAAGATCAGCCGAGGCTGGGGTACCGCAGGTATCCGTGACGTGACTTGGGAATCGCTCGACACGGGCAAATTTACCCTCTTCACCGTGCACAGCCTTGTCGATCAGGCCCAAAAAGAAGGTGCCGATCCTTGGACACCGCTGATGGCTGCGGGCAGCACCGACAAGACCAAGTACGCCGGTGTCGACGCTCAATACTTCAACTGCTCGCTGCTGCTCGATTACGAAGGAAGCGATCCGAAGTTCCAGATGTCGAAGGCTGCCGGGGCACCGATCGCTCCGATCAACGAAGCTTACGAACCGAAGACCGACTGTTCGTTCCTGCTGCAAAGCCAGGCCTATCCACTGGGTGCCGGCCAAACGGTTACGCAGAAGTTCCGCATCTTCGCCGGTCCTAAAGAGACCAGCGTGCTGCAGCACTACGGTCTGGGCAATGTCGAATACTACGGCTGGTTCAGTGCCGTATCGTGGCTGCTGCTACAGGTTCTGCACGGTCTTTACGCGGTGCTGGGCAACTATGGCCTGGCGATCATCGTGCTGACATTGGCCGTGCGTGGTGCGATGCATCCGATTAGTCGCAAGCAAGCCAAGAACATGCAGATTCAGGCCGCCTTGGCTCCTGAAATCAAGCGCATCAGCGACCAGTACAAGGACGATCCAGAAGGCCGATTGAAGGCTCAGCAGGATCTGTTCAAGAAGCATAACTTCAACCCAGTTGGCGGCTGCTTGATGATGTTCATCCAGTTGCCAATCTTCCTGGGGCTGTACCGTGCGTTGGCGGTCGACTTCCAATTGCGACAAGCACCGCTGATCCCTGGGATCTCGTGGTGCTCGAACCTGGCTGCGCCGGACCAGTTGCTTTACTGGGGCGATTGGATGCCCGAATTCATTTCGCGTCCAACCGGCTTCCTGAGCCTCGGTCCTTACTTGAACATTCTGCCGCTGGTAACTGTGGCGTTGTTCCTGGTGCAGCAGAAGTTGTTCATGCCGCCACCACAGGACGAACAACAAGAGGTCCAGCAGCGAATCATGACGTTCATGATGATCTTCATGGGGATCATGTTCTTCAAGGTTCCCTCCGGACTCTGTATCTACTTCATCACCTCCAGCATCTGGGGCATCGTCGAGCGGAAGCTGTTGCCGAAGCCGAAGAACATTCCAACGGTGATCGAAGCGAAGAAAGAGGACATCAAGCAGCCTCGCATTCGGCAAAGCAAGAAGAAGCGCTAA
- a CDS encoding GTPase, translating into MAFDLEQTIVAISSAPGIGARSIVRLSGPDSVQLAMSVTTTPDATEIVRAQVVTQEVYLPEGRTMPADFWIWPTSRSYTRQPQVEMHLPGSRPIADEILRQLRAAGARLAQPGEFTMRAFLAGRLDLTQAEAVLGVIDAQGEQRFQSALKQLSGGLSGPLQSARDELIELLALLEAGLDFVEEDIEFITHEELHQRVTSIYDSLSQLRDQIQNRTFGQAVSKVVLLGLPNAGKSSLFNALTESDDAIISPVAGTTRDFISKRVHWHGIDLELIDTAGHETVADSDLLGKFMEAQTRFATDDCDLGLLCVDVTSGLSEAARQLQLRMTADRLLVVATKGDSIPDADASFAALTTSAITLSGVKSLQIAILERLADLEVSSSELVPATAVRCLSAIEATLGALTTSLNGISGYHSEELIASEIRFAISQLAEVVGAVYTDDLLDVIFSRFCIGK; encoded by the coding sequence ATGGCATTCGATTTAGAGCAAACGATTGTCGCGATCTCGTCCGCACCTGGTATTGGGGCGAGATCGATCGTGCGGTTGAGCGGGCCTGATTCCGTGCAACTCGCCATGAGCGTCACCACGACGCCCGACGCCACCGAGATCGTTCGGGCCCAAGTCGTCACGCAAGAAGTCTACTTGCCAGAAGGCCGAACGATGCCGGCCGACTTCTGGATCTGGCCCACGTCGCGAAGCTATACCCGGCAACCGCAGGTCGAAATGCACTTGCCTGGCAGCCGTCCGATTGCGGACGAAATTTTACGGCAGCTACGTGCCGCAGGCGCTCGATTGGCCCAGCCAGGCGAATTCACGATGCGGGCCTTTCTGGCAGGGCGACTCGATCTTACCCAGGCCGAAGCGGTGCTCGGCGTGATCGACGCCCAGGGAGAACAGCGTTTCCAATCGGCGTTGAAGCAGCTCTCCGGTGGATTGTCAGGTCCCCTGCAATCGGCGCGGGACGAACTGATTGAACTGCTCGCCTTGCTCGAGGCAGGGCTCGACTTCGTGGAAGAAGATATCGAATTCATCACCCACGAAGAGCTCCATCAGCGGGTGACGTCGATCTATGATTCGCTCAGCCAACTCCGGGATCAGATTCAAAACCGAACCTTCGGGCAAGCAGTCTCCAAGGTTGTTTTGCTGGGGCTACCTAACGCCGGCAAGAGTAGTCTGTTCAATGCGTTGACCGAAAGCGACGACGCGATTATCTCGCCGGTGGCAGGCACGACTCGCGATTTCATCTCGAAACGGGTGCATTGGCATGGAATCGACCTGGAGTTGATCGATACGGCAGGCCACGAAACAGTCGCCGATAGCGATCTGCTGGGAAAATTTATGGAGGCCCAAACCCGATTTGCCACTGACGATTGCGACCTCGGTTTACTTTGTGTAGACGTAACTTCGGGGCTCTCGGAGGCGGCGCGTCAGCTTCAATTGCGAATGACGGCTGATCGGCTGCTGGTGGTCGCCACGAAGGGGGATTCTATTCCCGATGCCGACGCTTCATTCGCGGCGCTAACGACCAGCGCAATAACTCTCAGCGGCGTGAAATCCCTACAAATTGCCATCTTAGAACGATTGGCCGACTTGGAAGTCAGCAGTAGTGAGCTGGTCCCGGCGACGGCGGTCCGCTGCTTAAGTGCCATCGAAGCGACCTTGGGGGCTCTCACCACCTCCTTGAATGGTATCTCGGGATATCATTCCGAGGAACTGATCGCCTCTGAGATTCGTTTCGCTATCTCGCAACTGGCCGAAGTGGTCGGTGCGGTCTATACAGATGACCTTCTGGACGTGATATTCTCCCGATTTTGCATTGGAAAATAG